Part of the Henckelia pumila isolate YLH828 chromosome 2, ASM3356847v2, whole genome shotgun sequence genome is shown below.
tttttttttttttttttttttggtttgaaaAATCGAAAAGAAAAGTTGTTAATTCCGGGTTACAAAGAAGAAAACCAGGCGGCAAGAATCCGAAGAGCACAGAGGCCCCCGTCTCAAAAAAGACGGCGCAGGGCAGGCAACGAGTTAGACATAGGGAGGGATGATAAATCCGGCTACCTCTATCGCCACTCCCATAGGGAAATTCCCCATCTTCCACCCACCACGCCTCCCATTCTTCCTTTCTTGTTCAGTTCACAAATAAATTTTCGTTTTAATTTTGCGGCGGGACAACTGAGAATCGGAATACGTACGtgttaattaattattcaatacttttaaagtttaaataataatttttactaTACCTCCACCACCGCCTTCCGCTAGCTGCTGCTTTCCCCATTGGTCGTGCTTAGCTACCCAGAATAACTATGAAATTTACCTCTGTTTTTTTCACATGCCGAATTTCTAGAATATTTTGCGGTTGAGTGAAAtctgttttgttttttgtttttaaacaGGTTTTACTGTTGTGTGCATACTTCATTCCCAAATCAGGTTGTGAAAAAAGTTTATCGTTACTTGCTTCTTTATCTAGCTATGCTACTCTCTTACTTTCACTCTTAATTTGTTGTTTAGTTGATTGGTGTGGTGTATATCTGAAAGTCTAACATAGATTTCTTTGTCACTGCTTATTTTTGCGCAGGcttgaaaaataaatacaagTATAAAAGATGCTCCTTTGCCTGAGATTCTTAGGCAGAGTAAAGCAGCGAGGAGGAGCTCCCTATCGAACCAGTTGGAACTTATATTTCCTGTTACTCCCAGCATTTGCAGTCCTATTGTTTACCACCTTGAAAATTCTATCGTTGCTACCACAAGTTTTATGGCTAAAGTCGTCTATCTTCCCGTACTCATCAACTTTATTTCAGCTTCGGAAGAATGGCCTCGAGTGTGGCCAGTGCCATCTACCATGTTCTTCTCTCAAGTCTGGTTGTCTTTACAACAGCATGTGCCAATGCCCTATTTTATCTCCACCTCCAATGTATATAGAGAGCAAGGCTAGCCCTTATCACAATTGGAAACTTTTCAATGCAGATTACCAGGAGATGTTACAAACACTCAAGATTTTTGTGTATCCAGATGCATTCATGAACAAGGATTCATCCCCTTTTGCCCCTGTTTTTCTTCCCCATCCAAACCCCCTGGATCCAAAAATTGGGAATTACTTCAGTGAACATGCTTTTAAGCTGGCTCTTGTCAAAAGTTCACTCATTACTCAACGTCCTGAGGAAGCTCACTTCTTCTTCATGCCCTTTTCCATCAATGCCATGCGTAATCACGCCCTTTTGCATTCAGAGTCGGCCATTTCCAATTTTATTGCACAATATATTTTGAGGATCAGCTCCgaatttgagttttggaatgcTTCAGGAGGTTCCGACCACTTCTTTATTTGCTGTCATTCAGTTGGGCGGGAGGCTGCGTCCAACAATTTTGCTTTGCGTAATAATGCTATTCAGATTACTTGCTCGTCCAACTATTTTCAAAGGCTCTACTCTGCTCATAAAGATATAGCATTGCCTCAAGTTTGGCCACGCCCCCACAATCAATTCTTGAATCCTCTAAATGCTAGGTATGCTTTTTATACATTCTTAGAAAGATCCGATTCACCATTTCATAGCCTGGTTGTGTTCTTAGAAGTCATTTAcatgttaaaaataaatataaaaacttCTTATTTACAAATACAGAGTCAAGGAATAGATTCATAATTATGCCTATACCTTCTACCCGCTATTTGTTTTATCATGTGTTCGTGGCTATTAAACCTTCACAAGAAGATTCGGAGAGATCTAAAGATAGAGGtagaaaataattttctttAACAAATCCTGGTAGCATTGATGGAACTGGGAATTCTAGTATGCCAGTTATCATTTATTCTCCAGTTTGTAGCATGCTATACCTAAATTTATAAGAATGATACTAACAGTTCTGAGTTTCATCTTGCCTTTTGAAATTTTCTTAATTCGCCTCAATGAAATTGGGGTCTACCAGATTTTAATGATAAGTTTTGTGCATCCGATTATTACTGTTTTATAAATTAATGCTCCTACAATAATGGAGAGAAAAATCGAATTCATGAACTGGTAACATTTTTGTGGGGGTGTGATTGCAGAAACAAACTTGTGTTCTTTGCCGGTCGAGTGCAGAACTCTCGTATACGTAAAGAGGTACTAAGTTTGTGGGCAAATGATACTTCTTTTAGTATATTCTCAGGGCATGCATCTTTTCCGTATGAGGAAGGGTTCATGAGAAGCAAATACTGCCTGCATGTAAAAGGTTACGAGGTAAATACGGCAAGGGTTAGTGATTCTATACATTACGGCTGTATTCCGGTTCTGGTATCTGATCATTATGATCTCCCTTTTGCGAATGTCCTGGATTGGAGCAAGTTTTCAATTATAGTTAGCCAAAGAGATATTGGGCTTTTGAAATACATCTTGACCTCAGTTGTATCTCAGCAAATGTATGTGAATCTGTATCAAAACTTATGCTTGGTTAGGAATCACTTCAGGTGGTATACAAATGCAAGTGCGATGCCTTTCGCTTATGACTCATTTCATATGACGGCTTACCAACTGTGGCTGAGAAGAGGATTGCAAAGGTTGGCAATTGCCCCTCGCCTTCTTTGAACATGAGCTACACAGTGGTCTAATTAGTTACCAATTTATTTTTGCATCATCAGTGTTCAATCGTTTGATTGCTATGTATAATGGCTCAACTTTTCTCATGATTGCATGTTATGCATTCCCTTGAGCAGCAGTCATTTAAGCTTGCTATatgtaataaattattttactcTATAAGTTTTATGTTACCATTCTGGATTTCCCATTTTGTCGACAAAATTGGCTTTTCGTATCAGTGTTCCATCGTTTGATTGCTGTGTATACTGGCTCAACTTTTCTTATGATTACATGTTATGTATTCCCTTGAGCAGCAGTCATTTAAGCTTGCTATGtgtaataaattattttagtcTATAAGTTTTATGTTACCATTCTGGATTTTCCATTTTGTCGACAAAATTGTCTTTGTATCGTCAAAATGTACTTTTAAATTAGAGGAAGACTCCTATACGACCATCTCACAGATCTATATACTTGAGACGGTCAGCCCATATAAAAACAAATACCTGATCAGGTTAATTGGATCTGAATAATTGGAGCACATGGAAACGCTAGCTATTGATTCTTCGCCTCCGACGATCAATTCTACTCCTCTATCCCATGCATTTGAATTTTCTTCGATTTGAATTTCTCTTCAATTTCATGATCAAATGGTGTGTTTAGGGCACAAGATCTCTCCCACCTCTGTCGTTCAAAGCTTAAGGTAATTGAACGATTCATCGTCTGAATATTTTCTGAATCACGCTTAATTCCATTTAGGGAACCACTCGCAAAACTTTGAATGATCTGATTTGCCATTACACTCAACTGCTAAGGACAAAATGAAAGAGGAATCATGATCGGTTTCCTGGAAATATTTCTTTATGTTCGGTAGCCACATCTTCACTATGCGCATGTCCTCATTTACCTTCTTTTTGTGTGCTCTGATGTttgatatttatatttttgtgtTTAGGGTGTGGTTTTtaagattgaatgaataaatttaTCAGTACTTCTGTTTGTCTGTTGTCTTTGTTCCATCCCTCTCAAAATTAGCTACCtcaattgatttattttttctttctttttttttttccagagtTTGGAAGTAATCTAATGAAAGTATTGCTCCGAGATACATGAAATCGTGTACTAAGTTTCTCCATTTATGATGGGTGTGTGTTGATTGAGTTGGCTACATGCTTTTTGCTAAGTT
Proteins encoded:
- the LOC140882550 gene encoding probable glycosyltransferase At5g03795 translates to MLLCLRFLGRVKQRGGAPYRTSWNLYFLLLPAFAVLLFTTLKILSLLPQVLWLKSSIFPYSSTLFQLRKNGLECGQCHLPCSSLKSGCLYNSMCQCPILSPPPMYIESKASPYHNWKLFNADYQEMLQTLKIFVYPDAFMNKDSSPFAPVFLPHPNPLDPKIGNYFSEHAFKLALVKSSLITQRPEEAHFFFMPFSINAMRNHALLHSESAISNFIAQYILRISSEFEFWNASGGSDHFFICCHSVGREAASNNFALRNNAIQITCSSNYFQRLYSAHKDIALPQVWPRPHNQFLNPLNARNKLVFFAGRVQNSRIRKEVLSLWANDTSFSIFSGHASFPYEEGFMRSKYCLHVKGYEVNTARVSDSIHYGCIPVLVSDHYDLPFANVLDWSKFSIIVSQRDIGLLKYILTSVVSQQMYVNLYQNLCLVRNHFRWYTNASAMPFAYDSFHMTAYQLWLRRGLQRLAIAPRLL